The bacterium sequence AAGTATAAAGTCTCCCGTCTTTTGGTGGGAGGCTTTATACTTTTCATACTCCCCTATCAGCTTTTTCCGGCAATCGCTTCTATCTCGACTTTGGCGCCTTTTGGGAGAGCGCTGATTTGGATGGTTGAACGGGCGGGCGGGTTTTCGGCGAAATATTGAGAATAGATTTCGTTTGCTTTCGCAAAGTCAGCTAAATCCGTTAGGAATATCGTTGTCTTAAGCACACTGCTTGTCGTTAACCCAGCAGCTTCCAGGATACTCTTTAGATTATCAAGAACCTGACGAATCTGGGACTCAAAGTCGCCTGTGACCATCTCGCCGGTAGTAGGATTCAGGGGAATCTGCCCTGAAATGAATAGAAGGTTGTTCCACGCAACTGCCTGTGAATAAGGCCCGATGGCAGCAGGGGCGTTCTTAGTTGAAATAATACTCTTTTCCAAAATATCCTCCATGTAAATTAATGCTTAATCTTTTCCCAATAAGTTTTGAAATCGAAATTAGGACTGTGGTCTGAGACGTGACATTTATCGCAGGACGCAGAGTCGATTTTGGGCATTGGAGCCCCTTCGCCAATATGATTTGAAGCAGGGCCATGGCAGCTTTCACAGCCGACATTCTTAAGCTGAGGAGTTTTTTCGAGGTTTATAAAACCTTTTGTATACTCAAATCCCACCACATGACAAATAACACACTCGGGATCGGCTTCGTGTTTGACTTCCTCAAGAGTA is a genomic window containing:
- a CDS encoding RidA family protein; the protein is MEDILEKSIISTKNAPAAIGPYSQAVAWNNLLFISGQIPLNPTTGEMVTGDFESQIRQVLDNLKSILEAAGLTTSSVLKTTIFLTDLADFAKANEIYSQYFAENPPARSTIQISALPKGAKVEIEAIAGKS